Proteins found in one Campylobacter canadensis genomic segment:
- the radA gene encoding DNA repair protein RadA, producing the protein MAKKKQVLFECQACGNRQIKFLGKCPECGVFNSFLELNEEQINHLKNEDKKINKEEALSICDIQIETIDKFTSFDNELDLVLGGGIVKGSLILLGGSPGVGKSTLLLKIAANLAKNNKKVLYVSAEESKSQIKIRANRLNANEKNLFLLTELCFENIKDELIKNQYDLLIIDSIQTIYSENINSCAGSITQVRELTFELMKISKSKNISTFVIGHITKEGSIAGPRVLEHMVDVVLYFEGDTGKELRILRGFKNRFGSTSEIGIWQMSENGLIAASKSKFLNRNKKQAGTALTIIMEGSRAITLEVQALVCESSYPKRSATGFDRNRLDMILALLEKKLEIPLRNYDVFINISGGIKVNETGADLAVAAAIISSFKNRILSSESVFIGELSLNGNICEIYNLDIRLNEAKNQAFKNAIIPNQTNFKGIKCFIAKELSQVLEWM; encoded by the coding sequence ATGGCTAAAAAAAAGCAAGTATTATTTGAATGCCAAGCTTGTGGAAATAGACAAATTAAATTCTTAGGAAAATGCCCTGAATGCGGTGTTTTTAATAGTTTTTTAGAACTAAATGAAGAACAAATTAATCATTTAAAAAACGAAGATAAAAAAATAAACAAAGAAGAAGCCTTAAGCATTTGTGATATTCAAATAGAAACAATAGATAAATTCACAAGCTTTGATAATGAGCTTGATTTAGTTTTAGGCGGCGGAATTGTAAAAGGGTCTTTAATTTTACTTGGTGGTTCGCCTGGAGTTGGTAAATCTACGCTTTTGCTAAAAATTGCTGCAAATTTAGCAAAAAATAATAAAAAAGTCTTATATGTTAGTGCAGAAGAAAGCAAATCTCAAATAAAAATCCGTGCAAACAGACTAAATGCAAATGAAAAAAATCTTTTTTTACTAACCGAACTTTGCTTTGAAAATATAAAAGATGAACTAATTAAAAATCAATATGATTTGCTAATAATAGATAGCATTCAAACAATTTATTCAGAAAATATAAATTCTTGTGCAGGTTCAATTACCCAAGTAAGAGAACTAACCTTTGAACTTATGAAAATTAGCAAAAGTAAAAATATAAGCACCTTTGTCATTGGACATATTACAAAAGAAGGTTCAATAGCAGGTCCAAGAGTGCTTGAGCATATGGTTGATGTTGTTTTATATTTTGAGGGCGATACAGGAAAAGAATTAAGAATTTTGCGTGGTTTTAAAAATCGTTTTGGAAGTACTAGCGAGATTGGAATTTGGCAAATGAGCGAAAACGGGCTGATAGCTGCTTCAAAAAGTAAATTTTTAAATAGAAATAAAAAACAAGCAGGAACAGCTCTTACAATAATAATGGAAGGAAGTAGAGCAATCACCCTTGAAGTACAAGCTCTTGTTTGTGAAAGCTCTTACCCAAAAAGAAGTGCAACAGGCTTTGATAGAAATAGACTTGATATGATTTTAGCCCTTTTAGAAAAAAAACTTGAAATCCCACTTAGAAACTACGATGTGTTTATAAATATTAGCGGAGGTATAAAGGTTAATGAAACAGGAGCTGATTTGGCAGTAGCAGCTGCTATAATATCAAGTTTTAAAAATAGAATTTTAAGTAGTGAAAGTGTTTTTATAGGCGAACTTAGCTTAAATGGTAATATTTGTGAGATTTACAATCTTGACATTCGCTTAAACGAAGCTAAAAACCAAGCTTTTAAAAATGCTATAATACCTAATCAAACCAATTTTAAAGGAATAAAATGTTTTATCGCAAAAGAACTTTCTCAAGTGTTAGAATGGATGTAA
- a CDS encoding prepilin-type N-terminal cleavage/methylation domain-containing protein: MFYRKRTFSSVRMDVKRAFTLLELVVVVVLVAILSSVAVSKIHTGSKLDEYVYNLLNDIRYTQILALSYDAYNGSTNFDQIKNSYYLNFGTNCYSIFFNKSTQEIINDYMGSNSKLECKQGSRTYLDGLAITGNPIGFDYLGRPIISDGIANTPSEITLKYNSEEKIITIQPYTGYLSVK, encoded by the coding sequence ATGTTTTATCGCAAAAGAACTTTCTCAAGTGTTAGAATGGATGTAAAAAGAGCTTTTACCTTATTAGAGCTTGTGGTTGTAGTTGTTTTAGTTGCTATTTTAAGCAGCGTTGCAGTATCAAAAATCCATACTGGAAGCAAACTAGATGAATATGTTTATAACTTATTAAACGATATTAGATACACACAAATACTAGCACTAAGCTACGATGCTTATAATGGCAGTACTAACTTTGATCAAATTAAAAATTCATATTATCTTAATTTTGGTACAAATTGTTATAGCATTTTTTTTAATAAAAGCACTCAAGAGATAATCAATGATTATATGGGTTCTAATAGTAAATTAGAATGTAAACAAGGTTCAAGAACATATTTAGATGGATTAGCAATAACTGGTAATCCTATTGGTTTTGATTATCTAGGTCGTCCTATTATTAGTGACGGCATTGCTAATACACCAAGCGAAATCACATTAAAATACAATAGTGAGGAAAAAATAATAACAATACAGCCATACACAGGCTATTTATCGGTAAAATAA
- a CDS encoding alanine racemase, translated as MAYITINKENYFYNLNECLKHINNNIDNFVLILKDNAYGHGLLQISNLALEFGINFIALKNQNEAEEVKNKFKNILLLSQLAQDYESNENYILGINSLDYFNYTKKNDKIMLKLNTGMNRNGLQINELKQAIKIIKEQKLRFLGAYTHFSSPNNIDKQKKLYKEYCTYLQDNYDEKLFFHSSNSSAVFLNKNDDLAARCGLAQFGFCDVEANLKPVMSLYAQKLSSRTIQKDEIIGYDERFKATKSMLVSTYDLGYADGLIYKENIKIKNNIKILGKISMDSFVCESNQNELCIFDNAYEFAKEFNTTVYEIFVRLNQNIKKIII; from the coding sequence ATGGCTTATATTACAATAAATAAAGAAAATTATTTTTATAATTTAAATGAGTGTTTAAAACATATAAATAATAATATTGATAATTTTGTTTTAATATTAAAAGACAATGCCTATGGGCATGGATTATTGCAAATCTCAAATCTAGCTTTAGAATTTGGGATTAACTTCATTGCCTTAAAAAATCAAAATGAAGCAGAAGAAGTTAAAAATAAATTCAAAAATATCTTATTACTTTCTCAACTAGCACAAGATTATGAAAGTAATGAAAACTATATTTTAGGAATAAATTCTCTTGATTATTTTAACTACACAAAGAAAAACGATAAAATAATGCTAAAGTTAAATACAGGTATGAATAGAAACGGCTTGCAAATTAATGAATTAAAACAAGCAATTAAAATAATAAAAGAGCAAAAATTAAGATTTTTAGGCGCTTACACTCATTTTTCAAGTCCAAATAATATTGACAAACAAAAAAAACTTTATAAAGAATATTGTACTTATTTACAAGATAATTATGATGAAAAATTATTTTTTCATTCAAGTAATTCTAGTGCGGTTTTTTTAAATAAGAATGATGATTTAGCTGCAAGATGCGGTTTAGCACAATTTGGTTTTTGCGATGTGGAGGCTAATTTAAAGCCAGTTATGAGCCTATATGCACAAAAATTATCTTCAAGAACAATACAAAAAGATGAAATAATAGGCTATGATGAAAGATTTAAAGCTACAAAATCAATGCTTGTTTCAACATATGATTTAGGTTATGCTGATGGCTTAATTTATAAAGAAAATATAAAAATAAAAAATAATATTAAAATTCTAGGCAAAATTTCAATGGATAGTTTTGTATGTGAAAGCAATCAAAATGAACTTTGCATTTTTGATAATGCTTATGAATTTGCAAAAGAATTTAACACAACCGTCTATGAAATTTTTGTTAGACTAAATCAAAATATTAAAAAAATTATAATTTAA
- a CDS encoding YggS family pyridoxal phosphate-dependent enzyme: protein MNKELYFNIKDKYPNVRIIAVSKYTSDENIKELFSLGHKEFAENKVQDLLRKKEELSKEISWHFIGNLQKNKINHLIKTKPILWQSCTSFALAHEVDKRLDYKLDCLLQINSSCEDSKSGISTQQALDEYLKIQNECSNLNLIGIMCIGAIDEKYTQKSFEDCYKIYEEVKKYGAKICSMGMSSDYELAIKCGSNMIRLGSILFK from the coding sequence ATGAATAAAGAATTATATTTTAATATTAAAGATAAATATCCTAATGTAAGGATAATTGCTGTAAGCAAATACACAAGCGATGAAAACATAAAAGAGCTATTTTCACTAGGTCATAAAGAATTTGCAGAAAATAAGGTTCAAGATTTACTTAGAAAAAAAGAAGAGCTTTCAAAAGAAATTTCTTGGCATTTTATTGGAAATTTACAAAAAAATAAAATAAACCATCTAATAAAAACAAAACCTATTTTATGGCAAAGTTGTACTAGCTTTGCTCTTGCACACGAAGTAGATAAAAGACTTGATTATAAACTTGATTGCCTTTTGCAAATCAACTCGTCTTGCGAAGATAGCAAAAGTGGAATAAGCACTCAACAAGCTTTAGATGAGTATTTAAAAATACAAAATGAATGTAGTAATTTAAACCTAATAGGCATTATGTGTATTGGTGCAATTGATGAAAAATACACTCAAAAAAGTTTTGAAGACTGCTATAAAATTTATGAAGAAGTAAAAAAATACGGAGCAAAAATATGCTCAATGGGAATGAGTTCTGATTACGAACTAGCAATTAAATGCGGTTCTAATATGATAAGATTAGGCTCAATTTTATTTAAGTGA
- the ftsY gene encoding signal recognition particle-docking protein FtsY: protein MIDFFKKGLNKTLEAIKGVKTNNDKINKDLLEEMLISADITYEIVEEILYYLPPSDIVKKDDLYNVMSSYFMYEHKNNTTNKPFVELILGVNGVGKTTSIGKLSSFYKNQGKKVLLGACDTFRAGAIMQLELWANKNNCDIVSTKQGHDPSAVAFDTITKAISKGYDNVILDTAGRLENKKNLANELEKIIRISNKALENAPHRKILVLDATQGNSGINQAKVFNDLVKLDGVIITKLDGTSKGGSLFAIARELEIPILYFGYGEGVNDLAQFSPSKYLNVLLDGIFNNG from the coding sequence ATGATAGATTTTTTTAAAAAAGGCTTAAACAAAACCCTAGAAGCAATCAAAGGTGTAAAAACAAATAATGATAAAATAAACAAAGATTTATTAGAAGAAATGCTAATAAGCGCTGATATCACCTATGAAATTGTAGAAGAAATACTATATTACCTACCGCCAAGCGATATAGTAAAAAAAGATGATTTGTATAATGTTATGAGTTCTTATTTTATGTACGAACATAAAAATAATACAACAAATAAACCCTTTGTAGAATTAATCTTAGGAGTAAATGGAGTTGGAAAAACAACTAGCATTGGAAAGCTTAGTTCTTTTTATAAAAATCAAGGAAAAAAAGTTTTGCTAGGCGCTTGTGATACTTTTAGAGCTGGGGCAATTATGCAGCTTGAATTGTGGGCTAACAAAAATAATTGCGATATTGTAAGCACCAAGCAAGGTCATGACCCAAGTGCAGTTGCTTTTGATACTATTACAAAGGCAATAAGTAAAGGCTATGATAATGTTATTTTAGATACAGCAGGAAGATTAGAAAATAAAAAAAATCTAGCAAATGAGCTAGAAAAAATAATTAGAATTTCAAATAAAGCTTTAGAAAACGCACCGCACAGAAAAATTTTAGTTTTAGATGCTACTCAAGGCAATAGTGGAATAAATCAGGCAAAAGTTTTTAATGATTTAGTTAAACTTGATGGAGTGATAATTACAAAGCTTGATGGCACGAGCAAGGGTGGGAGTTTATTTGCAATTGCTAGAGAGCTTGAAATACCTATTTTATATTTTGGTTATGGCGAAGGCGTAAATGATTTAGCGCAATTTAGTCCTAGTAAATACTTAAATGTATTACTAGATGGGATTTTTAATAATGGCTAA
- a CDS encoding TlpA family protein disulfide reductase, whose product MNFKTIFFAIFIIFFISCGDNENKENNTNNQQEQKESNADNFNKFSTISLQFSNSSIGLGLKRTNENNKNLEFINNDNRAIMFIFFTTWCIPCKAEIPHLNNLYQKYKDKIRFIGILLEDKSDKELKEFIESNNINYEIANSDANYLFVKSIDGVSGIPYMMLYNNKGKNINNYLGAVYEEMLDIDIQKVIQ is encoded by the coding sequence ATGAATTTTAAAACTATATTTTTTGCAATATTTATAATATTTTTTATATCTTGTGGCGATAATGAAAATAAAGAAAATAATACAAATAACCAACAAGAACAAAAAGAAAGTAACGCAGATAATTTTAATAAATTTTCTACAATTTCTTTGCAATTTAGCAATTCTTCAATAGGCTTAGGCTTAAAAAGAACAAATGAAAATAACAAAAATTTAGAATTTATAAATAATGATAATAGAGCTATTATGTTTATATTTTTTACAACTTGGTGCATTCCTTGTAAGGCTGAAATACCGCATTTAAACAATCTTTATCAAAAATACAAAGATAAAATAAGATTTATAGGTATTTTATTAGAAGATAAAAGCGATAAAGAATTAAAAGAATTTATTGAAAGTAATAATATAAATTATGAAATAGCAAATTCTGATGCAAATTATTTATTTGTAAAATCTATTGATGGAGTAAGCGGAATTCCTTATATGATGTTATATAACAACAAAGGTAAAAATATAAACAACTACTTAGGTGCTGTATATGAAGAAATGCTTGATATAGATATTCAAAAGGTAATCCAATGA
- a CDS encoding L,D-transpeptidase family protein: MKKIIFFILTINLFATDLTQLYLKEGIKAVEKKLQENITKTDFWKNELKDLDLEYGYYSDDAMIIIVDKTSKNFEVYEEQDNKLKKIFEQIVITGLMGEKKIEGDLKTPIGFYEVLKEINPPEYYGPTAFVLSYPNLLDKAQNKTGSGIWIHGFPLDGDVRYDAYKTKGCVVMTNDVLLDFKELLKNKKAYVLINEKGQSKTNIDEISLLLSNLFKWKNAWTNSDTKEYLSFYSEDFVRFDGMKFAKFKEQKEIIFKRKENKIINFSNISISPYPNIENKKLFRISFSEDYKSDNYSFVGEKTIYVELLNDKFLILTEQ; this comes from the coding sequence ATGAAAAAAATAATATTTTTTATCTTGACTATAAATTTATTTGCTACTGATTTAACGCAACTTTATTTAAAAGAAGGTATAAAAGCAGTTGAAAAAAAACTACAAGAAAACATAACAAAAACGGATTTTTGGAAAAACGAACTTAAAGATTTAGACCTAGAATACGGGTATTATAGCGATGATGCAATGATAATAATAGTAGATAAAACTAGTAAGAATTTTGAAGTTTATGAAGAACAAGACAATAAATTAAAAAAGATTTTTGAGCAAATTGTAATTACTGGCTTAATGGGAGAGAAAAAAATTGAAGGAGATTTAAAAACCCCTATTGGTTTTTATGAAGTTTTAAAAGAAATAAATCCGCCTGAATACTATGGTCCAACAGCCTTTGTGTTATCATATCCAAATTTATTAGACAAAGCACAAAATAAAACAGGTTCTGGCATTTGGATTCACGGTTTTCCACTTGATGGAGATGTAAGATATGATGCTTATAAAACAAAGGGCTGTGTAGTAATGACAAACGATGTTTTGCTTGATTTTAAAGAATTGCTAAAAAATAAAAAAGCCTATGTTTTAATTAATGAAAAAGGTCAAAGCAAAACAAACATTGATGAAATTTCTTTATTATTATCAAATCTATTTAAGTGGAAAAATGCTTGGACAAATAGCGATACAAAAGAATATTTATCTTTTTATAGTGAAGATTTTGTACGCTTTGATGGTATGAAATTTGCAAAATTTAAAGAACAAAAAGAAATAATTTTTAAAAGAAAGGAAAATAAAATTATTAACTTTTCAAACATTTCAATAAGCCCATACCCTAATATTGAAAACAAAAAACTTTTTAGAATTTCTTTTAGTGAAGATTACAAAAGCGATAATTATTCTTTTGTTGGAGAAAAGACAATTTATGTTGAGTTATTAAATGATAAATTCTTAATTTTAACAGAGCAATAA
- a CDS encoding 5-formyltetrahydrofolate cyclo-ligase, translating into MDKKLIRANFRKKNYNFSYDYKIFKDIKKILKINKKLKNILLYIPLKKEVNLLKFKRKLSKYQLFSPIMLEDGKLKIVKLRYPLVQKKFKVKESISKRAINKIDLAIIPSLGVDCNLRRIGFGKGYYDKTFTNYNNLLIIFIQNKQSLVDFKICSKQDLQADIYITSNKFYVRKESNNECRRNYIASYCSNFRINHRLLHCKKNKRCTF; encoded by the coding sequence ATGGATAAAAAATTAATAAGAGCAAATTTTAGAAAAAAAAATTACAATTTTTCATACGATTATAAGATTTTTAAGGATATAAAAAAAATACTTAAGATTAATAAAAAATTAAAAAATATTTTACTTTATATTCCTTTAAAAAAAGAAGTAAATTTACTTAAATTTAAAAGGAAATTAAGCAAATATCAGCTTTTTAGCCCAATTATGCTTGAAGATGGAAAATTAAAAATTGTTAAATTAAGATACCCATTAGTACAAAAAAAATTTAAAGTAAAAGAAAGCATATCAAAAAGGGCTATAAATAAGATAGATTTGGCTATTATTCCAAGTCTTGGAGTTGATTGTAATTTAAGAAGAATTGGTTTTGGTAAGGGTTATTATGACAAGACTTTTACAAATTATAATAATTTATTAATTATTTTTATTCAAAATAAGCAAAGTCTTGTTGATTTTAAGATTTGTTCTAAACAAGATTTACAAGCTGATATTTATATCACATCAAATAAATTTTATGTAAGAAAAGAGAGTAATAATGAGTGTAGGAGAAATTATATCGCTTCCTATTGTTCTAATTTTAGGATTAATCATCGGTTATTGCATTGCAAAAAAAATAAACGATGCACATTTTAA
- a CDS encoding copper chaperone PCu(A)C, with protein MIIKFILNAIVNNKKYQTLIIYIYDYQNYNTKGEKMFKKTVLVLGLSLFAFSADIVIKDAYVKQSMPNAKNSAIFMNIENTSDKDISLIDANSSYAKTTELHTHLHENGMMKMVRVKDIVIPAHSSVELKPKSLHIMLFDIKEPIVDDTKLDVKLKFDNNEEIVLKDIPSKAIKAHKHH; from the coding sequence ATGATTATAAAATTTATACTTAATGCTATTGTTAATAATAAAAAATATCAAACATTAATTATTTATATTTATGATTATCAAAATTACAATACAAAAGGAGAAAAAATGTTTAAAAAAACAGTCCTAGTTTTAGGTTTAAGTTTATTTGCTTTTAGTGCAGATATAGTAATTAAAGATGCTTATGTAAAACAAAGTATGCCAAATGCAAAAAATTCAGCAATTTTTATGAATATTGAAAATACTAGCGATAAGGATATAAGTTTAATTGATGCTAATTCATCTTATGCTAAAACAACAGAATTGCACACTCATTTACATGAAAACGGAATGATGAAAATGGTAAGAGTAAAAGATATTGTAATACCAGCTCATTCAAGTGTTGAATTAAAGCCAAAAAGTTTACATATTATGCTTTTTGATATTAAAGAGCCAATAGTTGATGATACAAAACTTGATGTAAAATTAAAATTTGATAATAATGAAGAAATAGTTTTAAAAGATATTCCATCAAAAGCAATAAAAGCGCATAAACATCACTAA
- a CDS encoding SCO family protein, translated as MKKIILVFLLFLLSACSENKYDFNLQGLDKNYSLKDFKGENLLIYFGYTLCPDVCPFSLSRASDVLAKLDNKNIKLVFITLDPKRDDVKSVEEYVKFFQENSIGLVPSEEELVKIAKNYGVKYEYVYQDSEALYTVAHSSSLYFINDKGEYKGEISNLTEKNIIKKINSFLNEG; from the coding sequence ATGAAAAAAATTATACTCGTATTTTTGCTTTTTTTATTAAGTGCTTGTAGCGAGAATAAATATGATTTTAATTTACAAGGGCTTGATAAAAATTACTCGTTAAAAGATTTTAAAGGCGAAAATTTGCTTATTTATTTTGGTTACACTTTATGCCCTGATGTTTGCCCTTTTTCACTTAGTAGAGCAAGTGATGTTTTAGCTAAGCTTGATAATAAAAATATAAAATTAGTTTTTATAACGCTTGACCCTAAAAGAGATGATGTAAAAAGCGTTGAAGAATATGTAAAATTCTTTCAAGAAAATTCAATAGGATTAGTTCCAAGCGAAGAAGAGCTTGTTAAAATAGCAAAAAACTATGGTGTGAAATATGAATATGTATATCAAGATTCAGAAGCGCTTTACACAGTAGCACACAGTTCATCGTTATATTTTATAAACGATAAAGGAGAGTATAAAGGAGAAATCTCAAACCTAACAGAAAAAAATATTATAAAAAAAATTAATAGCTTTTTAAACGAAGGTTAA